A single window of Coffea eugenioides isolate CCC68of chromosome 7, Ceug_1.0, whole genome shotgun sequence DNA harbors:
- the LOC113777893 gene encoding transcription initiation factor TFIID subunit 14b isoform X1 has translation MPQNLQGECQPDGTNESTPKIQRIKITRPSEDSEKKIAVKRVKDVEVSVPIVYGTIAFWLGRKASETLSHKWTVYVRGATNEDLGVVIKRAVFQLHPSFNNPVRVVESPPFEISECGWGEFEIAISLFFHNDVCDKQLDLYHHLKLYSEEDSGPQSTKKPVVVETYNEIVFPEPPADFLARVQNHPAVVVPRLPATLSLPPAPVQEVHESGRGDTKDHMLSPWFVNFSEADELLKLAAARQQVQAHIMKLRRQLSMMDGMPQSLKPASG, from the exons atgCCTCAAAATTTGCAAGGTGAATGTCAACCAGATGGGACCAATGAGTCCACTCCCAAAATACAACGTATTAAAATCACTAGGCCTTCCGAAGATTCCGAAAAGAAG ATTGCAGTGAAGAGGGTCAAAGATGTGGAAGTTTCTGTTCCTATAGTTTATGGAACAATAGCATTTTGGCTTGGTAGAAAAGCCAGCGA AACTCTGTCGCATAAGTGGACAGTTTATGTTCGTGGGGCCACAAATGAGGATCTTGGTGTTGTAATTAAGCGAGCTGTATTTCAGTTGCATCCAAGCTTTAATAATCCTGTGAGAGTTGTTGAATCACCACCGTTTGAGATATCTGAATGTGGTTGGGGTGAATTTGAAATTGCTATCTCCCTTTTCTTCCACAATGATGTCTGTGACAAGCAGTTAGACTT GTATCACCATTTGAAGTTGTATTCTGAAGAGGACAGCGGACCTCAGTCAACTAAAAAACCTGTTGTTGTGGAAACATACAATGAGATTGTTTTCCCTGAACCACCTGCAGATTTCTTAGCTCGTGTCCAGAATCATCCTGCAGTAGTTGTGCCTCGACTTCCTGCCACGTTAAGTCTGCCTCCAG CTCCAGTTCAAGAGGTGCATGAAAGTGGCAGAGGTGACACAAAAGATCATATGCTTAGCCCCTGGTTCGTCAATTTCTCGGAGGCAGATGAACTGCTAAAGCTTGCCGCAGCTCGTCAACAG GTGCAAGCTCACATTATGAAGCTGAGAAGGCAATTGAGCATGATGGATGGGATGCCCCAATCTCTTAAACCAGCCTCTGGTTAG
- the LOC113777893 gene encoding transcription initiation factor TFIID subunit 14b isoform X2, with protein sequence MPQNLQGECQPDGTNESTPKIQRIKITRPSEDSEKKIAVKRVKDVEVSVPIVYGTIAFWLGRKASETLSHKWTVYVRGATNEDLGVVIKRAVFQLHPSFNNPVRVVESPPFEISECGWGEFEIAISLFFHNDVCDKQLDLYHHLKLYSEEDSGPQSTKKPVVVETYNEIVFPEPPADFLARVQNHPAVVVPRLPATLSLPPAPVQEVHESGRGDTKDHMLSPWFVNFSEADELLKLAAARQQFLHDRCKLTL encoded by the exons atgCCTCAAAATTTGCAAGGTGAATGTCAACCAGATGGGACCAATGAGTCCACTCCCAAAATACAACGTATTAAAATCACTAGGCCTTCCGAAGATTCCGAAAAGAAG ATTGCAGTGAAGAGGGTCAAAGATGTGGAAGTTTCTGTTCCTATAGTTTATGGAACAATAGCATTTTGGCTTGGTAGAAAAGCCAGCGA AACTCTGTCGCATAAGTGGACAGTTTATGTTCGTGGGGCCACAAATGAGGATCTTGGTGTTGTAATTAAGCGAGCTGTATTTCAGTTGCATCCAAGCTTTAATAATCCTGTGAGAGTTGTTGAATCACCACCGTTTGAGATATCTGAATGTGGTTGGGGTGAATTTGAAATTGCTATCTCCCTTTTCTTCCACAATGATGTCTGTGACAAGCAGTTAGACTT GTATCACCATTTGAAGTTGTATTCTGAAGAGGACAGCGGACCTCAGTCAACTAAAAAACCTGTTGTTGTGGAAACATACAATGAGATTGTTTTCCCTGAACCACCTGCAGATTTCTTAGCTCGTGTCCAGAATCATCCTGCAGTAGTTGTGCCTCGACTTCCTGCCACGTTAAGTCTGCCTCCAG CTCCAGTTCAAGAGGTGCATGAAAGTGGCAGAGGTGACACAAAAGATCATATGCTTAGCCCCTGGTTCGTCAATTTCTCGGAGGCAGATGAACTGCTAAAGCTTGCCGCAGCTCGTCAACAG TTCTTGCATGATAGGTGCAAGCTCACATTATGA